The window GCACAAAAAGGTTACACATAGAGGGGGACGTGGGCCAAACCTCTACTTCAAGAATGATACATTTAagctctcaaaaaaaaaaaaaaaagggctaagCCTATATAATGCCGTTTCATACTAGAATGTACAAATTTCAACTAataaagaaattatttttttcgtATCTCCTCCTCACGGAGGGGAATTGCCATTTTTCTAGTTCAACTAAACCTTTAACCTTTTTAGAAAGATGTTGTGAAAAGGCATTAAAGGTTTCTACTCCATTAGATGATGTCATTTTTGCAAAGAATTCAACAACATGATTTGCTTCCCTTAAACAGTGGGAAAAGGTCTCTTCAGCATCTTTTGCCATAGTGACAGTGTCTGTTAAGATCTTCTTCAGCATCATATTAGTAGTCTTCTTGTTAGTGAGCATATTAGTAATGACTTGTGAGTCCAGTTCCATCTGGAAGTTGTGAAATCCATTGTTGATACACCACTGCATCTCTAGTTTAGCAGCAAATGCCTCAGCTTGAATGTTACTGGTGCATTGAACAGGTTTGAATAATGCCATAATGACCTCTCCATCACTGTCTCTAATGACTGCACCTATTCCTACTCTTCCACTAAAGTAGTAAAAGAatggcaaaattttcaaaaattagaCCCCTTTATACGAGACAACCTTTGCAAATACGCTTGTTAATCCACAATTGGGACAGTTAGCTCCGCAAAACTAAAAGATCCCTAGACCAAATGACTCCGAATTTGATATACAACCTTCTACTACTCACAAATTTTCAGTAGTTAGGTTCAACTTAAGCTTCAAAAATCAATAAACTTACTTTGTCTTCTTCATTTTTCTTAAGCTCAACAAGACCCAACCATTGTATTCTTCAATTTTCTCCAACCAAATTAATCTATATCATTATGGATAGACAATATAAGCTCAATGGAATAGTACTTACTTAATTCGAACCTGAAATAAGTAACTAGTCTTTTAATTTCTAcgacacatataaaagagaagcagaagaagaagaagaagaagggagaAGGACGAAGAAAAAAGAGAATGCAGAATTTTACTTTTACCTAATTTTTTTAATAGGATAAAAAATTAAATACTAGTCCTTAAGGACGCTCTCTCATGAAAATTGCACTCCAAACATTGATATTCTGAAATTATACCAAAACTATCACAATGTGACTTTAATTTCCTATTTGGTTAAGCTTCTTAATTCagcttattttaaataaaaaaaatttgaaagtgttttttaaaaaagtaaTTTTGGTTAGAAATAGTTtgtgtttggtcaattaattttaaaaatacttttgagcagcaattagtgtttgaccaaacttttaaaaagtgtgtctaagtgtattttctcaaaagtgctttaaaaaaagtgtttttgagaaaaaaataatttatttttagcttttgaaaaaagACATAGGCTACTCTTTAAAAGCGCTCATTTTCCCCCAAAAGTTTGACCAAACAactcacttttttaaaataagcacttttggaaaaaaaaaaaaagaaacatttTTGTCATCTAAAAAACTTGGCTAAACAATTATAATATTTTTTGCGTAATTGTTAAATATATAATATTCCTTGCAAATAATTAAGATACAAATGTTTAATTCACACAAAAAATTGAAACGTATGGCTTTTGAATTAGTTAATCTTTTTGGAATTAAAAAGCGACAAATGAATGGATTTCTTAActtataataatatttatttttgatATTACCGATGCATTTTAATATGTTCCATCAGATAGTATGTCTAATCTTTCAGATTGCTAAATTTCTCTTTTATGAACTACGGAGGGGAGTTTAAATTTGTTTTTGATAAAATTGGGAGAAGAAAATAACTCTTTTTTGCTCCCCAACAAATAAAtaggtttaaaaaaaaatagaatatctcAGGCCTTTGTTTTGTCCCTtttatctttttccttttttttttttttttcccactcTAATTTTCCTCTCCTGAGAGGACAGAACAAAGCGATCCAGATCCCAACTTCAACCTCAACATCTCTCTCTCTACTCCACTCAGGTATGACACTCTTCAGTTGCATTtatacacctttttttttttttttgccctttttGGTGTGTGAAATAATTATTATATTTGAAGATTATGGCAATAGTAGGCAAATAACTAATTGCCACATTTAGAGTAGCTACTATATTCGAAGGATACAAAATCTTAAGTTGCACCCACTACTAATTTTGTGGCAGTGAGTGTGAAGTTGATTTTAAGTATATTAagcttctgggtcgagctcgtcgcacggggcttgcctagttcgggtgtgtggtttgcgagctattacgTAGGAGCTGggtgcgggttcccatgtcataaaaaaaattataagtatATTAAGCATTGTTCTCTTTTCaactatataaatatatattgttCAAACGTGTGGCAGTTGGTTTCATTTTGAATATTCAATTTCAAGAAGTTTGTGTCTTGCTCAGACCGGTAAATAGGGCCGaggaaaacccttttttttttttttttgccagttTCAGTAACTGCTTATAGTAAGCCTGAAATAGCTAAATCAAAATGATatgttcttttttcatttttttttttgatgatatGGGAACCTGCAGCCGCTACCCttttgggtgcgcacagggtaaacccagctcctgtgcaatagctcgcaaaccacacgggagaggtaacccgcactaggcattttttcattttttataccCAGTATAATTCCTCCgggtggggtctggagagggtagagtgtacgagACCTTACCCTACCTTGATATCTTCGctttatacatatatttttttatgATAACTATGAAATTCCGGAGGACTAGTGGTGCACGGTTTGAAACTCGGTAAATATGAGGCTTGTCTGTGGTAGGGTTTGAACCCATGACGTGGGCCTAACCCACACATCATGTGTTCCCctcttaccactagaccaaagTCTTCGAGGCCACAATATGTTTGGAATGCACTTAAGTAAGTTTcgaacaacatacccagtgtaatccaacaagtggggtctgggaaggataggatgtatgcagaccttacccctactttaTGGGTTAGAGAGAGACTTAAGTAAGTTTCCATTTTGCAAAAAATCTTAATTTCAATTGGAAAAAGACAATCTGCAGTCGTCACCCAAGTTAATGGAGGAATATGTTAGTCTTTAGTTTGTCAAATATTACACAAGTAAATGCTTAGTTAAATGGCAATCAGTTGCTCTATAGTTTGAGGAATTTTCTCCTTGTTCCCCTTTTTGGTGGATATCATTTCCTTCTTAGAATCAAATAGTTTGATTGATTACAATGTTGTTTCCTTTTACATTTAATTCAAATGGCCTTGAACCTTTTGAAACTAAATAAGCATTtggccatagataccaaaaacaaattcacttttttttgtaatttttgaaGTAGGAGTTGGagttggccatagtttttgaaattgtagtttttggtgaaatgtagttgtaaaaaagtgaaattgttttgaaaaacaagttttttgagtttttggctAAACacccaaaagtgaaaaaaaaatccggaaaaaagtgtataatttttatggccaaacggcacctaagAAAGGTAAAAGTGAGAAGAAGATATCTAGCTATAGTTTGTTTCGTtcgtttatttattttatttttgaatcaAAGAATCGAGCTCTTTGTGGTTTCTACCTCCAAATCCTTACTAAAGCTTAGCATAGGGGCAAGGCAACTGCATGTCCGCCCTCTAACTGTTGAAGTACAACGTTTACTAGAAGTACAGCATATTCTTCTTTGCCTCATTTAGCTCCTAATGTTGCTTAGTTTGTAATCACTTTGTTGGCGTACTTTTAAGATCAATGTATAGTGTTTGAAATTTTTGCGATTATACTCTTATTAACTTGCAATTAATGTGGGACATTTTTCAGTCATTGCAACTTTGTAAAAAAATGTCAAGACGGCCAAATACCTCTCGCCGTCTTGCAGATGCTGGGAGCATTCCGTTTATCAGCGCCTTTCACCCGAAATCACGTCCATCTCCTTTATTGTCTATAGGACTTGTGGTTGTGGTAAAGGCCATTTTCTTTTTCTTACTACCTGTCATCTGTCGATGTGTGCCAATTATTATACATGGTTAAGATTTTATTCATAAGTGCAATGTTTAAGTTTCAGTGTGCATAGTGCATACAAGAATGTATGTTAATGAAgggaatttttcaagtgtcagaAGTCCCATGATTATCAAAACGTTATTTTGATAATTCGAATACCATAATTTGTCAATTCCCTTTCCTTTATCTCAGTGCTCATCAGTATATGGGAGGGTGGAATATATCTGAATTAATACATATCTTATTCCGCATATAAATGTCTTCCCTTCCACACTTGCTGACATATCTATCATTCCATTGCTGGGCACTTTTTGCATAATCTCCTTTGCTTTTATGGCACTACTCTTTTTGGAAGTTTGAGAAAGTGTTGCCAAAATCAAATTATCCTGTTCATGATCTTATTAtttcttttgaaatgaaaatgaaattgttattGAATCTTAAATGATCTCAATGCAATAGTATCCGTTGatctgatttctttttatgacattTCAGGGTGCATTGCTGATTATTGGTTATTTATATCATGGTTCAGGTTAGTTTTTTATCTTATAAGGTTGGGTATTTCTCCCTAAGGATCATTTCTTGGTTATACAattgtttcttttattttttatcttcTATTGACATAATTTGTGCAAAGAGGATTTCCTACTATCATCATTTTCTTAGATTGATTGCAGGTTCGGTATCTTTTTTCTGTGCCTTCTGAAGTACTTTCTCTTTTCTGTATAGGTGCAGCTGCTGATGCTTTCAGTAGACTTGAAGGTAACCAGCTACAACTGAAATCAGATCTTGAGTTACTACTCAACATAAAGATGTATTACTTAGTTACTTGAACATTTTTTTATCTTCTGAGGATAGTGAAGTCAAAGGCTATAATTACAATATTTTCAAGATTTTGCTACTTAAGTCCATTAGGCGTACCATATCTGTGAGATAAATGGTATCTTACacattatttttctcttgaatttTTAAAATCTTTTTCTGCAAAAGAGATTCGAGGCACGGTATTCGTGAAAACGCTAGATTACTCATTTATATGCATTGTACTTGCTGAAAAGACGGAGTATCTGTCAAATGTCAATCTTGTTGCCCTTGGAAGAGTGCTTAGAGTAATGTTATTGTCAGCTTTTCTGTTCCTCGGTTTTCCTATGAACTGTTTTTGCATAAATGCAAACGAATAATCTCAGCTCTTGGCTTATCCTGCAGTAATCTTATTTAGAATCTGACTCTCTTTTTTTataatttatatttttaaataAACTTTGTAGGTAGTGTTTCATGCACTTCAGAACTTCAAAGAGCGTTACCTATATTGCAGAAAGCCTATGGTGACAGCATGCGGAAAGTATTGCATGTAGGCCCTGACGCTTGTTCAGTGGTGTCTACACTGTTAAAAGAGGAGGGTACTGAAGCATGGGGTGTTGAACCCTACGAGTTAGATGAAACTGATGGAACTTGCAAGAGCCTTGTTTACAAAGGAATAGTGCGAGTAGCTGATATCAAGTTTCCTCTTCCCTATCGTTCAAATTCATTCTCTCTTGTCATAGTGACAGATGCAGTTGATTACTtgtctccaaaatatctcaacaaGACTCTTCCAGAATTGGCCAGGGTGGCTGCTGATGGTTTAGTTGTTTTATCTGGTAAAGTTCACGAATAATCTTGGCCTTTCTATTTCCTTAAATAGCATGCATTTCACATATAGACTTTTAATGGGTCATTTAAATGTGAGGTTGGTAAGCTTcatatttttttgttgttgggagACATTTCTTTTTAGGGTGATAGTTGAGCGTAAGATAGCTATTTACATTTTGCTAAAATATTGGGTTGCATTTGTAGGTTATCCAGGTCAGCAAAGGGCTAAAGTGGCAGAACTTTCGAAATTTGGCCGCCCAGTGAGTCACCAATCCTTGCTTTGTAGCTTAATTTCTAAAGATGATGTTTATCTATTTGTTTAAGATTGGGAAACAATAGATCATCCTTATTTAAGGCAGAGCTATCCTTACTGCATATGCTGTGTAAACCAAATTCCTAAATTGTTTTGGTGCTATAGATTTTGATGTTGGGTGAGAAATAAAGTCCAAGTGTAGAGTGGTGTGAGGCTTTTTGAGGAAAACTGTGCGGACCTGGCCAAAAGCGGACAATATCTCACCCATACTAAGAGTATATTTGGACTGGTTTAGCCTAAAGATTGGTATTAGAGCTGATGGTTCAGCAAGACAAGGATGGAGATGGTGGAGTGATGGCGTGGGGCTATAACCCCAAATACTTAACATAATCAAACAGAGCTTTACTTTTCGCCAATACAACTACTCCCTAATTACGACCTCAAGTCAACTACACTAGTATTGTATGGGATCACTTTTCATTTTAAGCTACCACTTTAATCTTCTAATAATATTTTAACAAGGAGAGACCAATTCTCTACTTTAGTAGTATCAAAGTGAAAAAGGAGATATATACCTAAAGTTGCATAGAAATATGTGGTAGAACTGTTTCTTATTAGGTTATGTACACCTTAAAAACTTCTTTTATATTTAGTTTCAACCTCAAAAATATACcggaaaagaaaaatgaaactGAAATTTTGAACTAATTGCTTAAGAAAATGCCATTCCCAAGTTGTCAGGTTTACCCTTGTAGGCTTTACCACTTGCAAAACTGAACAATTACAAGGATTTCACCAAGGTCAATTGATATATTTTTCCACCGATATATCAGCGTTGCCAAATTAACCAGAAACCATTTCCTGAAATCAGACCACATATTATCTCAAAGGATAAAACAAAATACTTAAACATGAAAGGAAAACAATGAGTCcagaaaagggaaaaagaaagtcTTGGGTGGATTCCCAGTTCTCTCAAGTGGGGTGGCACTCAAAAGTTGATGTCGATCTGGTAGAAGACGACGGCTTGAGCGATCTGGAAGAGTTTTGGATTTGTGGATTCTGAAAATATATAGATTTTTGCAGGTAACATGACTGTATTCTGAAACCCGTTTTTGACCCATCAAGTATTCATTTTTATTCCAGCTGGTTATAACACTTTAAAAAAACAAGTATCTGACCTGTTTTTAATTAGGGGGGTTGGACGGATACATGTATTTTTCAAATCCATTTTGCACTAACAAGGTCTAGTAATTTGTCTCAATCTCTTCTGGCAGTGCTGGTGAAAACCCATAATTTGTGGATTCAGCAAAATAAAGATTGATACGCATAATTTGATTGTGCGTAACCTTTGGCCTTTAATCACCTATACTTCTTACCTATTAGGAAAATAAAGCAGCACAAAGAATAAGATGCTCCCCTTGCTTGTTTGCGATTTTGATTTAGCTAGCCACTTATTGCATAATTTGGACTAGCTGTTTGAAGGTGTTCTCTGTTTTGGAAGATTGAAACTTGCTTATCTTTCTCTGTTTAGGCCAAACTGCGGAGCTCATCCTGGTGGGTTAGATTTTTTGTTCAATCCAGCTTAAAAGAGAATGAAGTAGCAATCAAGAAGTTTGAACAAGCGGCAAGCAAGAGGTCTTATCAGCCGGCTTGCCAAATTTTCCACCTCAAACCACTTCATTGAGAAATCCTTCGCTTATTTCAGAATAGGTATAAAAGCATCTGCAGCTGTGTTAAACTATCGTTTGCCAATTGCCACCACTATCCGGCGTTCCAATTGTGACGTATCAACCTGCGGGGTTGAATTGGCAATCTTGTTGGAGGAATTTGATTCTGTAAGATAGTCtccatgaatatatatatatatatatatatatatatatcctacgaTAGGAACTTTCAGTCAAGTAGTATTGCTTCTTGTGGCTGCAGCACACAACTTATCATCTTCATACGAGACCTATTGTTTCATAATTGAGTATATTCTGTAACCCGAAACACAGTAATTTAtgattcatttatatatatattttcccacCACTGCTTATTCCATTTATAAACTAGTGTTACAATGTCTTGCTACATAACCTTGTTCTTGGTGGTTTCTTATTGGAATTCAAAAGAGTAAATCTGGGAAATTGGCAATGCAATTTCATGTGGAACAATGCCTTCTATCATCATATTCTAAAAGTGCGAAGAGTCTTAAGTTGAAAAGTTGAATGACAAAAATGTCCATTAAAAGTTGAAGGATGTTTTACCCGTTGGTCATGAACTATTCCTTTGATATTCATGTACAAAATTGTAAAAGCACTTCAGAAAAAATATCATCATTAAATTATAATGTATTTTCTGTTAATTATGGTAGAAATTGCTGatcatttttaaaattttaaccaGATTCAATGAAGCATTTAGTTTGGCACATTTAAATGATCACGTTGTATGGCTTGAGTCCCTTCCaattttctactatattagaaaaaaaaataaaaaattaggccccatattaaataggcCCATAAAAAACaatgggcccatattaaacaggcccataaaataaaacaatttgtaaaaaaaaaattgtgggcctcatattaaacaccatccagtattaaaaaaaaaaaagaaaaaaagtagaacccaccacattcaaactcacggaaaaaaaagtggaccccatattaacaaaatcaagcaatattgaaaaaaaaaaagtgaatcgcatatttaaaaaacaaacaatgttaaaaaaaaatgtgggctccatattaaacaccatgcgtattcgtagtaaacactaatataataaagttttaaatacggacacaaactacaatgttatattaatcctattttgaatatagtatcccatattttactactatattagaagcaccggttggtgctccttttttgtcgtccgttgtggacccctcccccccccccccccccctttaaaaataaataaattgggccccatattaaataggcccataaaaaaaatcgggccccatattaaacaggcccataaaaaaaaataatttgtaaaaaaataaaattgtgggacccatattaaacaccatccagtattaaagaaagaaaagaaaaaaagtggaacccaccacatccaaactcacgggaaaaaaaagtggaccccatattaacaaaatcaagcaatattgaaaaaaaaagtgaatcccatatttaaaaaacaaacaatgttaaaaaaaaatgtgggccccatattaaacaccatgcgtattcgtagcaaacactaatataataaagttttaaatacggagcacaaactataatgttatattaatcgtgttttgaacatagtatcccatattgacaaaattaaggaatatatataaaaaataaataaataaaaaaagtgaatcccatattaaaaaaataaacaatgtcaaaaaaaaaaaagtgcagactttgtattcttagcaaacactaatataataaagttttagatacggtgcacaaattacaatgttatatcaatcgtgttttgaacatagtatatatatatatatatattatatatatatatatatatatatatatatatatatattttatgcataaaaatagtgcaaactaataatgtccaaaagggtgggccccatactaaatgacaccaagcaatataaaaaataaaaataaaaaaagaagaaactatataaagcatgggtttagacccatgcttcatcgtccgttgtcccttaaaaaaaaaaagggtgggccccatactaaataacaccaagcaataaaaaaaaaggaagaaaaaaaagtggaactcaccacatccaaactcacgggaaaaacaaagtgaaccctatattaacagaatcaagcaatattaaaaaaaaatgtgaatcccatattaataaaacagacaatgttaaaaaacaaatcgtaaaaaaaaaatatatcaaatggagatcaaataatgaataaggtaaattagtcaaattataattctaatcgacgttttcttaaaaaaccatccaaaagacaacatgacaagtaaaatgagctaaaccgagaatatttaccaaaaattgaaaaatagtatttcttcgtttaaatagaaaatcaatttagaaaatcagtttctactttgtttcgttttaaacatgtaaaattaatttaataatttgaattagaattatctaaatcaaaatttgataaaaaataataagtattttacacctttaaattaatcgaattaaaattgaaagtatcaactgatgcttaaatattgctattattttatctcaaagagaggaaaacagtttccttttaaacaagtcttctcttttaaaaagtattaataaattttcgtagcaaacgcgaataaaataaagttctagatacagagtacaaactacaatgttatattaatcgtattttgaacataatatatatatatatatatatatatatatatatatatatatattatcattatctaaacataactatatatacataaatacactataatccgaagtgttgggcccgtgcgcagcacgggcataggccatctagtctTTACATATATGTCACTGAAGCCGGTGAGTTCTTCCACGTTGTATCAATATTGGATTTTTTAATCCAATATTAAATATtacccccctttttttttgttcaaaaagagtgtccacttaccaaatcaataataattaactttattttttcaaaattacccttattaagtgttaagtgattaaatcccaatacctatttaattaaggatagtttagtcaaattacctaatTTTGCTAGGAGTTAGTAGTTTCTTAAGAGATGTGCAAATGACTAAGagaacactctttttgatccggagggagtaacttTAAATAAAGTGAATTCTGCATTGCAATATTTTTGGAAGTGTAACCGTTGCTTCCGGAATGTGTAAACATTAATCCTATTTAAGTGACTTAATACATTTATTAaatcacatcatatatcatattaaAAATGGGAAACAACAAAGTTAAAAGTTGAATTACTAAAAAAAACCTTAAATTGTTGTTGGACATTAATACCCTCAAAATGTTGGATATTTTTACCCAttcaacctttttttttaaaattaaggtCAGTGGGGGACCCACCAACTTTTTTATTGATTTATGATAAAGCAAAACAAATCGttttcaaaacaaaaacaaaaagacaAAGCAAGACTATCTACAGTGTCTAGAAGGATAAGCTAAAAATGGAAAGCATGAACAATAGCTATGGCGATCTGGGTCTTCAGCTGGTTCCCAAATCAAGCTCAAACTTGCTTCTTCTTCAACGATTTCCAAGGTATATGCTTCTTGTTCTTGCTTCTTAATTTTTGCAGCATTTACCCTGAGTTCATTCTCCCATTCTTACATTTCAGATCTGATAACGAGCTGGGTTTGGGTTCTCTGCTTCAAGAAATTACCTTGCAAGTGATGGATTTGTGTTTTTTCCAGAGATATGACTTCTCTCTTGAGCCCTTGTCGCTTCTTTTCCCTTATCTGTTTGTGGTTTTCTTTTCCGTGGTTTGAGTTTATAACACAATCGATTAATGTTTGAGTAGGACAATGAGCATCATCCGACACTAATACCACTCCTTGCTCCTTCACCTTTCGATGTATTATATTCCCAATCTTCTGTGTGCTCCTGTAATTGTGTggtttgttgtttcttgtataGCCTTCTTGATTTCCTTTTCTTTGTTTGTATTGTTTACACCTAGGACTACTGCTCATTGGATAATAGTTGTGGCTCCTTTTTGGCTTGTTTTGTTGTTTTTGGTTATCCTTGCTGCTGCTGCACTGATTTGGGGTAATCAGTTTCCTCAATTTATGTTCCTTCTCTTGATGCTTTTTTGTGCTTAgccctgcaaaaaagaaaaaattattagTGAAAAATGAATCCCCTTTGATCTCCACCCAAAGGATTCGACAAAGGGAATTTCCTTTCTTCTCGAGTTCTATCATCAGCTTCTTTTGCATGGCCTAACCCTGAAATAGGGTTCCATCAATTTATCACTGTTCAAAATTCCTCTTCCTTGAGGGTCGAGCTCCTGAAAACTATGAGCTACCACTGGTCCTTTATCAAGTGCCTGTTTAGCTAACTAATCAGCTAGCTTGTTCCCTTCTCTCAATATGtgagttattgtcacgacccggctagggggccg is drawn from Lycium barbarum isolate Lr01 chromosome 8, ASM1917538v2, whole genome shotgun sequence and contains these coding sequences:
- the LOC132606459 gene encoding probable pectin methylesterase CGR3 isoform X2; translation: MSRRPNTSRRLADAGSIPFISAFHPKSRPSPLLSIGLVVVGALLIIGYLYHGSAADAFSRLEGSVSCTSELQRALPILQKAYGDSMRKVLHVGPDACSVVSTLLKEEGTEAWGVEPYELDETDGTCKSLVYKGIVRVADIKFPLPYRSNSFSLVIVTDAVDYLSPKYLNKTLPELARVAADGLVVLSGYPGQQRAKVAELSKFGRPAKLRSSSWWVRFFVQSSLKENEVAIKKFEQAASKRSYQPACQIFHLKPLH
- the LOC132606459 gene encoding probable pectin methylesterase CGR3 isoform X1: MSRRPNTSRRLADAGSIPFISAFHPKSRPSPLLSIGLVVVGALLIIGYLYHGSGAAADAFSRLEGSVSCTSELQRALPILQKAYGDSMRKVLHVGPDACSVVSTLLKEEGTEAWGVEPYELDETDGTCKSLVYKGIVRVADIKFPLPYRSNSFSLVIVTDAVDYLSPKYLNKTLPELARVAADGLVVLSGYPGQQRAKVAELSKFGRPAKLRSSSWWVRFFVQSSLKENEVAIKKFEQAASKRSYQPACQIFHLKPLH